The region ACCACTGAAAACCATTCTTATGGTTCTTCCCTAAGCTACATCATCAACCAATCTGTAGTTCTGTAGGCTAGGTGAGTGGTCATCTCtctatgttttaaagaaaactagcATTACTGGCAATCATAAAATTAGGCTCTGTACTATAGGACTTAaagagatttggtgccctcttgtggcctcttcAGAAGATACCAGGCACACATTTAGTACACATGAAATGCATGCAGAAAAAACATCCATGCACAAcaaaatatacttttctttctttggttttttgagacagggtttctctgtgtggcccccGGCCATCCTGGAAtttctctatatagaccaggttggcctcgaactcagagattcacctgcttctgcctccgagtgctgggatttaaagccatgcaccaccaccacctggcaataaaattttaaaaagttaaatattctCCTATGACTCTTTTCCTCTCATTGGTTGCCTTATCCAATCTCTGGTGTGAAGGCTTTGGCCTTGTGTTATTGTATTTTGGTCTTGTCGCTGTCtcctggaggcctgctcttttctcatGGGGAGACAGGCTGGGAGTGGATCcaggggagaagagaggtggtggggagctgagaggactggagggagggaaaacagtgggcaggatatattatatgagagaaaagtctgttttcttttcttttgtgggggagttcggttttgcatttttattgggTGGCAACAGGAAAGGGGGCCAGTTTGAGGAATGCTTTCACACGATGGACCCCCTGAGCTTTCACTGGAATTTGTTTGTGGCACAGAAACCTCAGAAGCCTGGATGCTGGTCACAGATGCTGCGGTCACAGCTGGAGCAGGACTGTTTCTGCCCTGAGAGCTGCCAGAACTGGTCAATGGTCTGGTCTTCATAGCACTAGTGGGTGAAGGCACAGACATGCTGTTATCACTGTCCATAGACAAGTCAAGGCTGCTGTCATTCAGAGCTGTTAACTTGACTCCTtctgttgaatgctttttcttcttctgaagcaCGTGACTAGGCCGCAGTTGATGGAGTTGTTTTCTTTTCACATGCATTGCTGCAATCTTCATATCCAACTCAAACATCTTGCTGTTTATTGCTTGCCTATAAACTGTATCTGTGAAAGACTGAATATCACAGGTGAGGTCGACACAGATTTTCagagttttcagtttttttttttttttaaacactaacCCAATCACCCACATTGTGCGAAATTCCTCCTTGTCaggattttctttgggggctggaaATGACTGGGGGTTCACATGAGCCAGTGTAATAAACTCATTCTTCTCCAAGCTTCCAACCAGGTTGAGGATTTTTTATTCCACCAAGCCCACCCATTCCAGACGTTGCTTTTCCGTGGGTGCACTTGCTAGAAGTACAATATAATGCTTGTACTTCTGAAAGAAGTGTGGAGCTTCAAAAAGTTTGGACCACTCTGCCTTACTCAGAAAAATTTCATCTGTGATAGCAAGACCTTGTTTAAACTCCTCAACCATGACCATCTGTGTTGAAAGGGACACATGGTACGTGGAGTTCTGCTGTGGGTATGCTGGTGTAATTATAGGCATAAGATGGTACCTAACACTGGGGTTTACCCTTGGGTCCCACACAGGCAAATTAAGATTGCATTCTTCAGGCTGTTTCAATAGCACTGGATTTGGCCATTCCCATTTagaaaataccaagaaaaatTTATGTACAAGAGTGGATGCTATTGCATTTGGATAAAGCTGGCAAGTTCTTGCTACTAGCATAGCCCAGGAAACACCACCAAGGAAACCTAATATATTGGAATAGATGTTGTGCCATTTGGCCCACAGTTTGATGGCTCTCAGAGTTAACCTGAAGTTGTCAATGTTTGGTACTAGATGTAAAATTTCATCGGTTACCCTGCAACCATTAAGGCTTCTTATGCATCTTATATCTAGGTTTTTAAGCAGACTGTCATCTCATAGGTCCAAATCTTCTGGAATAGTCTGCAGTGCTAATCttgcaaacaaaatatcaatCTCTATTCCATCAAAACAGAGTTTGATGACTGGTACAAATGCCTCTTCAACAGCTCTTAAGTtttttacttcttgtaatttcaATTTATCATAGAATGAGGTGAAAAAGTCACTCTGATCAACATGTCTTGGTGCAACACACAATGCATCAATATCAACACCTTTGGTATGTACTCCTAGTCTGTAAGATCCAAACGTAAAATTTTTTCCTCCAACATTTTCAGTTACAGATTGTGGAAGATTCTTACTTTCGCTGATTTCTCATATCCATTCTTTCACCAGGTTATTTAATTTTCCCCAAATTAAAATCCTGCGCTgcagttcctcctcctcttcttcaaaaACCCCAAAGGGCTTCAGAGTCTCGATGAGTTTCTGTGTTAGCAGGCAGTCAGTCTCCTTGGGGGCCGCTAAGCTGATAGGAGAGGTAATGCCATAGTGCCTCTGTGGTGGCTGTGTTTGTTGTGATCCCTGCGTTGTAACTGGAAAAGGCATCTTCTCTGGCGCCGGCACCGCCCAgtcac is a window of Arvicola amphibius chromosome X, mArvAmp1.2, whole genome shotgun sequence DNA encoding:
- the LOC119804469 gene encoding LOW QUALITY PROTEIN: poly(A) polymerase alpha-like (The sequence of the model RefSeq protein was modified relative to this genomic sequence to represent the inferred CDS: substituted 3 bases at 3 genomic stop codons) gives rise to the protein MPFPVTTQGSQQTQPPQRHYGITSPISLAAPKETDCLLTQKLIETLKPFGVFEEEEEELQRRILIWGKLNNLVKEWIXEISESKNLPQSVTENVGGKNFTFGSYRLGVHTKGVDIDALCVAPRHVDQSDFFTSFYDKLKLQEVKNLRAVEEAFVPVIKLCFDGIEIDILFARLALQTIPEDLDLXDDSLLKNLDIRCIRSLNGCRVTDEILHLVPNIDNFRLTLRAIKLWAKWHNIYSNILGFLGGVSWAMLVARTCQLYPNAIASTLVHKFFLVFSKWEWPNPVLLKQPEECNLNLPVWDPRVNPSVRYHLMPIITPAYPQQNSTYHVSLSTQMVMVEEFKQGLAITDEIFLSKAEWSKLFEAPHFFQKYKHYIVLLASAPTEKQRLEWVGLVEXKILNLVGSLEKNEFITLAHVNPQSFPAPKENPDKEEFRTMWVIGLVFKKKKKLKTLKICVDLTCDIQSFTDTVYRQAINSKMFELDMKIAAMHVKRKQLHQLRPSHVLQKKKKHSTEGVKLTALNDSSLDLSMDSDNSMSVPSPTSAMKTRPLTSSGSSQGRNSPAPAVTAASVTSIQASEVSVPQTNSSESSGGPSCESIPQTGPLSYWQLIAGRRRQADPWSLLLASRTSEIGELQVEGEPVSRFKLENDGEDTECLFLAPTCTHILECADMNMYDTRNSNCFSRSGKIRLIPS